The following are from one region of the Oryzias latipes chromosome 12, ASM223467v1 genome:
- the abl1 gene encoding tyrosine-protein kinase ABL1 isoform X2, with product MKMLEICLKLVGCKSKKGLSSSSSCYLEEALQRPEFGLGDAARWNSKENLLAGPSVNDPNLFVALYDFVASGDNTLSITKGEKLRVLGYNHNGEWCEAQTKNGQGWVPSNYITPVNSLEKHSWYHGPVSRNAAEYLLSSGINGSFLVRESESSPGQRSISLRYEGRVYHYRINTASDGKLYVSSESRFNTLAELVHHHSTVSDGLITTLHYPAPKRNKPTIYGVSPNYDKWEMERTDITMKHKLGGGQYGEVYEGVWKKYNLTVAVKTLKEDTMEVEEFLKEAAVMKEIKHPNLVQLLGVCTREPPFYIITEFMTHGNLLDYLRECNREEVNAVVLLYMATQISSAMEYLEKKNFIHRDLAARNCLVGENHLVKVADFGLSRLMTGDTYTAHAGAKFPIKWTAPESLAYNKFSIKSDVWAFGVLLWEIATYGMSPYPGIDLTQVYERLEKDYRMERPEGCPEKVYELMKACWRWNPAERPSFAETHQAFETMFQESSISDEVEKELGKKATFGSSQQAPELPTKTRSLRKNREGDGAELADQEVAVSSPVLPMKEREITLTEDDRLLPKDKDKSRGSGFLSLIMKKRRNAPDPPKRSSSFRDNIHPDRRIVSCDPRDSDAFNNGASLSSNDASHGQEPSKLSATANNNGAAGNTPGAPTYPGPLFSRKKGAPAMSGAGSRAATTPPSEDESTFDCKRFHWPSNMSNGRDRNEWRSVTLPRNHGQRHFDSSTLVGKPALPVKRTNEQKGENTSRKGTLTPPPRLNTLPDISSVFLNKDADTSPGSSPQALTPKVVKRPGVQGQENSKVSVLHPEFLKSSAYPALGAAGDECRARRNKHSTDSSVKERGKLQRPKPAPPPPSSVKMGKVSRSPTQELPSPSSSPSSSPSDVRGKGPPFPSDLHHTASASDLGSKKLPLSSISKPLPLKSSASMISSPTSPGELSSSAFTPLVNTRRSLRKTAPRQASERTPNSAVTREMVLEGAELLRTAISRNSEQTGSHNAVLEAGKNLSKYCMSYVDSIQQMRNKFAFREAINKLENSLCELQICPTATGASNLQQDFSKLLSSVKEISDIVQR from the exons atgaaaatgttggaAATATGCCTGAAATTGGTGGGGTGTAAATCTAAGAAAGGCCTTTCGTCATCCTCCAGCTGTTACTTAGAAG AAGCTCTACAGCGACCCGAGTTTGGTCTAGGAGATGCAGCCCGTTGGAACTCCAAAGAGAATCTGTTGGCAGGTCCCAGTGTGAATGACCCCAACCTGTTTGTTGCACTCTATGATTTCGTTGCCAGTGGAGATAACACACTAAGCATTACGAAAG GAGAGAAGTTGCGTGTGCTGGGTTACAACCACAATGGCGAGTGGTGCGAGGCACAGACCAAGAACGGCCAAGGTTGGGTCCCATCCAACTACATCACCCCAGTTAACAGCCTGGAGAAGCACAGCTGGTATCATGGACCCGTGTCGCGCAACGCTGCCGAGTACCTCCTCAGCTCAGGCATCAACGGAAGCTTCCTGGTGCGAGAGAGCGAAAGCAGTCCCGGACAGAGGTCCATTTCTCTACGTTATGAGGGGAGAGTCTACCATTACAGGATTAACACTGCATCTGACGGCAAG cTTTACGTCTCATCAGAGAGCCGTTTCAACACGCTGGCAGAGCTGGTGCACCACCACTCCACGGTGTCAGACGGCCTCATAACCACACTCCACTACCCAGCGCCAAAGCGGAACAAACCCACCATCTATGGGGTTTCTCCCAACTATGACAAGTGGGAGATGGAGCGCACTGACATTACCATGAAGCACAAACTGGGAGGGGGGCAGTATGGGGAGGTGTATGAGGGTGTCTGGAAGAAGTACAACCTCACTGTGGCTGTCAAGACACTTAAG GAGGACACAATGGAGGTGGAAGAGTTTCTTAAGGAGGCTGCCGTTATGAAAGAAATCAAACACCCCAATTTGGTGCAACTGTTAG GTGTCTGCACCCGAGAGCCACCGTTCTACATTATCACAGAGTTCATGACCCACGGCAACCTGCTGGACTATCTTAGGGAGTGCAACAGGGAGGAGGTCAATGCTGTGGTGCTGCTGTACATGGCCACACAGATCTCGTCTGCCATGGAGTACCTTGAGAAGAAGAACTTTATTCACAG GGACTTGGCTGCCCGTAACTGTTTGGTTGGGGAGAACCACCTGGTGAAGGTTGCAGACTTTGGCCTGAGCAGACTTATGACTGGCGACACATACACAGCTCATGCCGGTGCAAAGTTTCCCATCAAATGGACTGCTCCAGAGAGCCTGGCTTATAACAAATTCTCCATTAAGTCAGACGTTTGGG CATTTGGTGTGCTTTTGTGGGAGATTGCCACCTATGGTATGTCTCCTTACCCGGGCATCGACCTGACGCAGGTCTACGAGCGGCTGGAAAAAGACTACCGGATGGAACGACCCGAGGGTTGTCCAGAGAAGGTGTACGAGCTTATGAAAGCCT GTTGGAGGTGGAACCCAGCAGAGCGGCCCTCTTTCGCTGAAACACATCAAGCCTTCGAAACCATGTTCCAGGAATCCAGCATCTCTGACG AAGTAGAAAAGGAGTTGGGGAAAAAGGCAACATTTGGTTCCAGTCAGCAGGCCCCAGAGCTGCCCACCAAGACTAGGAGTCTCCGGAAAAATCGAGAAGGAGACGGTGCAG AGCTTGCAGACCAAGAGGTTGCTGTGTCATCGCCGGTACTTCCCATGAAAGAGCGGGAAATCACTCTGACTGAGGATGACCGGCTGTTACCCAAAGACAAGGACAAGTCCCGCGGCAGTGGATTTCTCAGCCTCATCATGAAAAAGAGAAGGAATGCGCCAGATCCCCCTAAACGTAGCTCCTCCTTCAGAGACAACATCCATCCTGATAGGAGGATCGTGAGTTGTGATCCTCGAGACAGCGACGCTTTCAACAATGGCGCATCCTTGTCCTCTAATGATGCCTCACACGGTCAGGAACCGTCAAAGCTGTCAGCCACTGCCAACAATAACGGGGCAGCGGGTAACACCCCAGGGGCTCCTACTTACCCAGGACCTTTGTTCTCCAGGAAAAAGGGAGCTCCAGCAATGAGTGGTGCAGGGAGCAGGGCAGCCACAACACCGCCCAGTGAAGATGAATCCACCTTTGACTGTAAGCGCTTCCACTGGCCCTCTAACATGTCAAATGGCCGCGATCGCAATGAGTGGAGGTCTGTCACGCTGCCGCGAAATCACGGCCAGCGCCACTTTGACTCAAGCACCTTGGTGGGCAAACCAGCTCTACCAGTGAAGAGGACCAACGAGCAGAAGGGAGAGAATACCTCTCGAAAGGGTACCCTGACTCCCCCACCGCGCCTGAACACACTACCAGACATTTCCTCTGTTTTCCTGAATAAAGATGCTGATACCAGTCCTGGCTCCAGCCCCCAGGCGTTGACACCTAAGGTGGTCAAGAGACCAGGTGTCCAAGGCCAGGAGAACTCTAAAGTAAGTGTCCTTCATCCTGAGTTTCTAAAGTCCAGCGCGTATCCCGCTTTAGGGGCAGCTGGAGATGAGTGCAGGGCTCGCAGGAACAAGCACTCTACAGACTCATCGGTCAAAGAGAGAGGAAAGTTGCAGAGACCTAAGCCAGCTCCACCCCCGCCTTCTAGTGTCAAAATGGGGAAGGTGTCCCGAAGCCCAACTCAAGAGCTCCCTTCCCCATCATCATCCCCCTCATCATCTCCTTCAGACGTTAGAGGAAAGGGCCCTCCTTTCCCCTCCGATCTTCACCACACCGCCTCTGCTAGTGATCTAGGCTCCAAAAAACTGCCGCTAAGCTCCATCTCTAAACCTCTGCCTTTAAAGAGCTCTGCGTCAATGATCAGCTCTCCCACATCCCCAGGGGAGCTAAGCTCATCCGCATTTACCCCTCTAGTGAATACCCGGCGCTCGCTTCGCAAGACTGCGCCCCGCCAGGCGTCGGAGCGCACCCCAAACTCAGCTGTGACACGTGAGATGGTGCTGGAGGGAGCCGAGCTGCTGCGTACCGCCATCTCCCGCAACTCTGAGCAAACGGGCAGCCACAACGCGGTGCTGGAGGCCGGCAAGAACCTTTCCAAATACTGCATGAGCTACGTTGACTCCATCCAGCAAATGAGGAACAAGTTTGCATTCAGAGAGGCCATCAACAAACTCGAAAACAGCTTGTGTGAGCTTCAGATCTGCCCAACTGCCACAGGGGCCTCCAACCTGCAGCAGGACTTCAGCAAGCTGCTGTCCTCCGTCAAGGAGATCAGTGACATTGTTCAGAGGTAG
- the abl1 gene encoding tyrosine-protein kinase ABL1 isoform X1 gives MGQQPGKFVGDQRRPSLPAFIKGGKKDLPRHVNQPMNVFDWHEALQRPEFGLGDAARWNSKENLLAGPSVNDPNLFVALYDFVASGDNTLSITKGEKLRVLGYNHNGEWCEAQTKNGQGWVPSNYITPVNSLEKHSWYHGPVSRNAAEYLLSSGINGSFLVRESESSPGQRSISLRYEGRVYHYRINTASDGKLYVSSESRFNTLAELVHHHSTVSDGLITTLHYPAPKRNKPTIYGVSPNYDKWEMERTDITMKHKLGGGQYGEVYEGVWKKYNLTVAVKTLKEDTMEVEEFLKEAAVMKEIKHPNLVQLLGVCTREPPFYIITEFMTHGNLLDYLRECNREEVNAVVLLYMATQISSAMEYLEKKNFIHRDLAARNCLVGENHLVKVADFGLSRLMTGDTYTAHAGAKFPIKWTAPESLAYNKFSIKSDVWAFGVLLWEIATYGMSPYPGIDLTQVYERLEKDYRMERPEGCPEKVYELMKACWRWNPAERPSFAETHQAFETMFQESSISDEVEKELGKKATFGSSQQAPELPTKTRSLRKNREGDGAELADQEVAVSSPVLPMKEREITLTEDDRLLPKDKDKSRGSGFLSLIMKKRRNAPDPPKRSSSFRDNIHPDRRIVSCDPRDSDAFNNGASLSSNDASHGQEPSKLSATANNNGAAGNTPGAPTYPGPLFSRKKGAPAMSGAGSRAATTPPSEDESTFDCKRFHWPSNMSNGRDRNEWRSVTLPRNHGQRHFDSSTLVGKPALPVKRTNEQKGENTSRKGTLTPPPRLNTLPDISSVFLNKDADTSPGSSPQALTPKVVKRPGVQGQENSKVSVLHPEFLKSSAYPALGAAGDECRARRNKHSTDSSVKERGKLQRPKPAPPPPSSVKMGKVSRSPTQELPSPSSSPSSSPSDVRGKGPPFPSDLHHTASASDLGSKKLPLSSISKPLPLKSSASMISSPTSPGELSSSAFTPLVNTRRSLRKTAPRQASERTPNSAVTREMVLEGAELLRTAISRNSEQTGSHNAVLEAGKNLSKYCMSYVDSIQQMRNKFAFREAINKLENSLCELQICPTATGASNLQQDFSKLLSSVKEISDIVQR, from the exons AAGCTCTACAGCGACCCGAGTTTGGTCTAGGAGATGCAGCCCGTTGGAACTCCAAAGAGAATCTGTTGGCAGGTCCCAGTGTGAATGACCCCAACCTGTTTGTTGCACTCTATGATTTCGTTGCCAGTGGAGATAACACACTAAGCATTACGAAAG GAGAGAAGTTGCGTGTGCTGGGTTACAACCACAATGGCGAGTGGTGCGAGGCACAGACCAAGAACGGCCAAGGTTGGGTCCCATCCAACTACATCACCCCAGTTAACAGCCTGGAGAAGCACAGCTGGTATCATGGACCCGTGTCGCGCAACGCTGCCGAGTACCTCCTCAGCTCAGGCATCAACGGAAGCTTCCTGGTGCGAGAGAGCGAAAGCAGTCCCGGACAGAGGTCCATTTCTCTACGTTATGAGGGGAGAGTCTACCATTACAGGATTAACACTGCATCTGACGGCAAG cTTTACGTCTCATCAGAGAGCCGTTTCAACACGCTGGCAGAGCTGGTGCACCACCACTCCACGGTGTCAGACGGCCTCATAACCACACTCCACTACCCAGCGCCAAAGCGGAACAAACCCACCATCTATGGGGTTTCTCCCAACTATGACAAGTGGGAGATGGAGCGCACTGACATTACCATGAAGCACAAACTGGGAGGGGGGCAGTATGGGGAGGTGTATGAGGGTGTCTGGAAGAAGTACAACCTCACTGTGGCTGTCAAGACACTTAAG GAGGACACAATGGAGGTGGAAGAGTTTCTTAAGGAGGCTGCCGTTATGAAAGAAATCAAACACCCCAATTTGGTGCAACTGTTAG GTGTCTGCACCCGAGAGCCACCGTTCTACATTATCACAGAGTTCATGACCCACGGCAACCTGCTGGACTATCTTAGGGAGTGCAACAGGGAGGAGGTCAATGCTGTGGTGCTGCTGTACATGGCCACACAGATCTCGTCTGCCATGGAGTACCTTGAGAAGAAGAACTTTATTCACAG GGACTTGGCTGCCCGTAACTGTTTGGTTGGGGAGAACCACCTGGTGAAGGTTGCAGACTTTGGCCTGAGCAGACTTATGACTGGCGACACATACACAGCTCATGCCGGTGCAAAGTTTCCCATCAAATGGACTGCTCCAGAGAGCCTGGCTTATAACAAATTCTCCATTAAGTCAGACGTTTGGG CATTTGGTGTGCTTTTGTGGGAGATTGCCACCTATGGTATGTCTCCTTACCCGGGCATCGACCTGACGCAGGTCTACGAGCGGCTGGAAAAAGACTACCGGATGGAACGACCCGAGGGTTGTCCAGAGAAGGTGTACGAGCTTATGAAAGCCT GTTGGAGGTGGAACCCAGCAGAGCGGCCCTCTTTCGCTGAAACACATCAAGCCTTCGAAACCATGTTCCAGGAATCCAGCATCTCTGACG AAGTAGAAAAGGAGTTGGGGAAAAAGGCAACATTTGGTTCCAGTCAGCAGGCCCCAGAGCTGCCCACCAAGACTAGGAGTCTCCGGAAAAATCGAGAAGGAGACGGTGCAG AGCTTGCAGACCAAGAGGTTGCTGTGTCATCGCCGGTACTTCCCATGAAAGAGCGGGAAATCACTCTGACTGAGGATGACCGGCTGTTACCCAAAGACAAGGACAAGTCCCGCGGCAGTGGATTTCTCAGCCTCATCATGAAAAAGAGAAGGAATGCGCCAGATCCCCCTAAACGTAGCTCCTCCTTCAGAGACAACATCCATCCTGATAGGAGGATCGTGAGTTGTGATCCTCGAGACAGCGACGCTTTCAACAATGGCGCATCCTTGTCCTCTAATGATGCCTCACACGGTCAGGAACCGTCAAAGCTGTCAGCCACTGCCAACAATAACGGGGCAGCGGGTAACACCCCAGGGGCTCCTACTTACCCAGGACCTTTGTTCTCCAGGAAAAAGGGAGCTCCAGCAATGAGTGGTGCAGGGAGCAGGGCAGCCACAACACCGCCCAGTGAAGATGAATCCACCTTTGACTGTAAGCGCTTCCACTGGCCCTCTAACATGTCAAATGGCCGCGATCGCAATGAGTGGAGGTCTGTCACGCTGCCGCGAAATCACGGCCAGCGCCACTTTGACTCAAGCACCTTGGTGGGCAAACCAGCTCTACCAGTGAAGAGGACCAACGAGCAGAAGGGAGAGAATACCTCTCGAAAGGGTACCCTGACTCCCCCACCGCGCCTGAACACACTACCAGACATTTCCTCTGTTTTCCTGAATAAAGATGCTGATACCAGTCCTGGCTCCAGCCCCCAGGCGTTGACACCTAAGGTGGTCAAGAGACCAGGTGTCCAAGGCCAGGAGAACTCTAAAGTAAGTGTCCTTCATCCTGAGTTTCTAAAGTCCAGCGCGTATCCCGCTTTAGGGGCAGCTGGAGATGAGTGCAGGGCTCGCAGGAACAAGCACTCTACAGACTCATCGGTCAAAGAGAGAGGAAAGTTGCAGAGACCTAAGCCAGCTCCACCCCCGCCTTCTAGTGTCAAAATGGGGAAGGTGTCCCGAAGCCCAACTCAAGAGCTCCCTTCCCCATCATCATCCCCCTCATCATCTCCTTCAGACGTTAGAGGAAAGGGCCCTCCTTTCCCCTCCGATCTTCACCACACCGCCTCTGCTAGTGATCTAGGCTCCAAAAAACTGCCGCTAAGCTCCATCTCTAAACCTCTGCCTTTAAAGAGCTCTGCGTCAATGATCAGCTCTCCCACATCCCCAGGGGAGCTAAGCTCATCCGCATTTACCCCTCTAGTGAATACCCGGCGCTCGCTTCGCAAGACTGCGCCCCGCCAGGCGTCGGAGCGCACCCCAAACTCAGCTGTGACACGTGAGATGGTGCTGGAGGGAGCCGAGCTGCTGCGTACCGCCATCTCCCGCAACTCTGAGCAAACGGGCAGCCACAACGCGGTGCTGGAGGCCGGCAAGAACCTTTCCAAATACTGCATGAGCTACGTTGACTCCATCCAGCAAATGAGGAACAAGTTTGCATTCAGAGAGGCCATCAACAAACTCGAAAACAGCTTGTGTGAGCTTCAGATCTGCCCAACTGCCACAGGGGCCTCCAACCTGCAGCAGGACTTCAGCAAGCTGCTGTCCTCCGTCAAGGAGATCAGTGACATTGTTCAGAGGTAG